GTGGCTTGGAAGTGGAGGCTGCGCAAGCGGGTTTTGTATTCGGGAACCGATAGCATCTGTCACCAAGGCAAGGCCAGGATTCACCCGCCCCACCAGGGGACCCACCGCCCCACcgcagcctggggtggggctcaGCTGGCTGCCGGACATTCCCTCAAGAAAAATAAGCACAACCCCAACATAAGCACAAAAAATAAGCTCAATCCCCTCTACCTTGGGCCCCAGGTGGGAACTGGCCGTTAAAGGTGTAACACTGGGACTCAGAGGCGCGACGCAGTGGCGGTAGGGGAGCGGGACCCACGAAGCCCCGGTCACAACGAGAGCCCTGACGGAGGCGGCCGAGGCCGCTGGGCAGCAACCCCCCTGACCCCCGGCGGCCGTGACGGCCGCAGCACCTGCAGGACGAACTGGTCCGGCTCGCTGAGGCGGCCGGGCGCCTCGCGGAAAGCCTGGTAGCGCTGCTCCTCGTCGGCGTCGGGCGCGAAGAGCAGCAGCTGCGCCAGGTGCGCGGGCTCCAGGCGCCGGGGCTCCATGCTCATGAGCACCTGCCGCAGCTCCGCGGGGCTCAGCTTCAGGTGAGCCAGCAGGATGGCTGCGGGCGGGGCCGCGAGGGTGAGCCGGGGCGGGGCCAGGCGGACGGTGGGCGGGGCCCAGAAGTTCCCCGGGGCGACTGGGTGGAGCCCGGGAGGGGCAAGGAACCTGGGCGGGGCAGGAGCCGGCCCAGAGGTGGAGAGGGTCCTTCCCACGGCCGAATAAAGGTGAGGGCAAGGTTCTCGAAGGGACACACCTAGGTACGGGTGGGGCCTGTGGGAGTGGAGCTGGAAACGGGGGAGGAGACCGCGAGAGGGAGAGTAAGCGACGGCTGGAGGCGTGGCCAGGACCCGGGAGCCCCTCACACGTGGGGGCGGGGCCAAGGAGGGACGGGGCCCGAGAGGGTGGAGGCTGCACCTGGGTGGGATCTAGGACCCGAGAAGCCGCCTTCACCCAGCCGGTGTCGGGCCCCCAAGACCTAATGTGTCATCCACACAAGTGGATCCAAAGCTCTGCGGCCCAGAGAGAGGGCCGCCTCCTGTCCCCCACAACCCCTGGGACTCCCCAACCCCTCACAGGTGTTGTAGGCCTTCTTGTGAGACAGGATCTCCACCACCTCTTTCTTCCTGAAGGGCTCAGGCCCAGGCACCGGTTCTGGAAGGGAAAATGGTTTAATGAGAGGAGGCTAGGCTGGTGGGAGGGCCCAAGAGGGGGGTGGCCACACCTAACAGCCCGGACAACCCCTGATATGGCCTTAACTGAATCAGCTCCAGGTGTCCCCAGTCCCCTCCTTCCTCAGTCTCCCACTCAGGGACTCTCCGGCCTGTGTAACATACTCAGCATGCATGGTGGGTgcctctcccccatcctctctcccctgGGCCCTTGGGGTTGAGCTGCCCAAGGAAGGTGAACCAACCACCTCTCCACCTTGCAGATGCTTCCTGGATGGGCAAGCCCTTTCTCTTCCATCCTGCAACCACCTTCCACACACAGTATCCCTGGCAGCCTGGCCCCACCTAACGACTCTAGGGAGATACCCAGAGAAGGGTGGGGACGACAGAGAGATTGGAAGGGACATCTAGTTGGCTAGATATGGATGCCTCCTCCCTTattctggctgtgtgactttgagcaaattatctagcctctctgtgcctcttcatCAGGAAGTTAGGGCAATCACAGTCCCTACCGTGTAGAATTGTCACAGGATTAATTTAGAAACGGGGGTGTCTGGCATTTGGTAAGCATGCAATAAATACCAGCTACTATGATGATCTCCACTTTCAGATGGGAAATCTGAAGCtctgagaggttaaataactcagGGACACAGGAAGTAAATGGCAGTCAGTGCAGACCTCTGGGACTCTAAGCCCTGGGGTGCCACAGAAGGCAGCAGGTGGGCTTCCATAGAGGGCCTGGTACGAGGGTTCCCCCAGGGCCCTAAGGCCACTCACTAGCAGGTTTCTGGGTGCCAAAATGGAGCTCCAAATCGAGATATTTCACCATGTCGCTCAACTTGTCATAGTCAGAATCTTCCCCGAGCTGCaatgggcggggggcgggggggggaagttCAGGGGGATGAGGAACACTGGCAGCTGGACTGCcatcctccccccagcccccccatcctCTAAGCCACCTGGGGAGCTACCGAGGGAGAGCCCTCATCAGGCCCTGGGAGAAACCTGAGGACCAGAAGAGACCGCACCGCAGAAGAAGCTAAATCATCCAAGTGATGAGGCGGTGAGCCGCCTCCTCGTGAGGTCAATAACGCACACACACCTGGAACGCTCCATGCAGGAGGCAGCAAGTTGCACTGGAGCAGGGGGATCAAGGGACTGCAGAGGGGCTGCAGCCAACCAAGGGGGCTTAAGGAGGTGGCTGAGAGGCCTGGCCCTGTCTTGAGGGGTCCTTTGCAGGGGGTGAGTTCACCGGAGCTGCCCTGGGCTTCCGATGCTGGGGGAACGGAAGCAGGGAAATGCCAGGGGCTAGAAACTGGACAGGGTCTTGTCTTCAGTGCTGCTGGCCAGGCCAGCCTCCCCTGGTACAGGGCACCCCGAGGCCCCCGGTCGCCTACCTGACCCCAGATGGTGCCTTCCGAGTTCTCCACCTGCTCCCACCGCAGGCGCTTGACGCTCAGGTGGCTGGTCTCACTTCGGCGGTGGCCCAGGCCCCGGGACAGCATGGGGGGTGCACAGGGCAccggtgggggcaggggtggcggGGGCGGTGGAGGgactgggtggctgagttgggtGAGGGGCTTGGCCAGCACCTGAGCAGGGCCCCGGGGACCATCAGGGGTGCGGGAGCCGGGCTTGGGGTCATGGAAGGGCAGAGGTGGTGGAGGCGGGGGGctgagcgggggcgggggaatGTGGTCGGAGATGGAGGAGTAGGTCAGGGAGCTGCCTTCCTCACTGCTGCTGATGCACTCACTAGCGCTGCTCCGTTCATTGGTCACAAAGCTTCCCTGGTCATCGTGGAAGCTCATCTGCCGGGCACAGAGCAAGGTGAGGGAGGGTGGGATAGCCTGGGGCAGGGAGCGGGCTAGCTGGGGACAAGGACAGGCTAGTCTGGTGGGATAGCCTGAGGCTGTGGGTAGGATGGCCTGACAAGTAGTCTGGGAGAAGGAATGGGGTGACCTCAGACAAGGAATATGGGGGAGCCTTGAGTGAGCGGTGTTACAGCTGAGTCAAAGGGTGGGATAGCTCAGCCAGGGAGTGGGGTAGCTTGGGACAGATTCTAGGATggactggggcagggagaggagtagCCTGGGGCAGATCCCAAGGGCAACAGGCCTCTTGCAGGAGCCCTGTTCCCCTTCCAGACCCCCCGTGTCACACCTGGGCCCCTGGCCCTCCACATCTGCTGGCATGTGCTCACCTCCTCATAATCATTCTCAGGGCTCAGGAAATCATCCACGACAGTGACCCGGGGGCCCAGCTGCTCACTCAGCACATCCAGGAAGCGGTCAGTATCCCGGCTTCGCACGGGGCGGGAGAAAGTGAAGAGCTTCCTGCGGCTCGGCGGGCGGGCAGGGTCCGGGCTGGGGGGACTGTCGGAGCGGATGGGCCCGGGGTCTGGCTGTGGGGAGGGCGCCCTGCTGCTGTCCAGGCTGGCGTAGGGGTGGGACTCAGAGCTGCTGGGGGAGGCCAGGCCCCCTGAACACAGTGGGTAgtagcagggggagggcaggtgctGCTCGCTGGGCCATGAGACGCTGGACAGGgtcctgggccctggggtgggggatcAAGTGTGAGGACCCTTCTTCAGTCAGTATCTGGGTTCCAGGTgcaggctggaggggaggggcctggggcaggttGGCTTTGTGCCCCTGCgcaccttcctttccctctctggatACAGCACAAGAAGACCCTAGATGACCCTTCCACCCCAGGCCCTTCCCTGAGGGAAATCAAAGGTCAGAGTAGGTGAGGGGGAACACTACTTAGCCCCAGGAGAGGCCAGACCCCCGCTCATCTTGGAAGGGACTTCGGGGTCCCACCTGGGGCCAACTCAACACAACTGAAAGGGCAGAGGAGCCTTCCCAGGTCCCAGATCAAGGATCATGAGGCACCTCCCACACCCAACAGACCCTTGGCTAACAGGAACGGTGCCCAGGGGTCCTGCCTTCTGAACTGCAGAGAAACCATCTTCCTAGCTGTGCCATTCACAGAGCAATGCATGCACTTAATCGTTGATCCAACAGCCACAGGCTCACCTGGGGCTCCTTTGGGGGAGGACCTCTGCTTTTCTAAATCTGCAGTAAGGGTAAGGATCAGAGGGGGGCATGCGAAGGCCTGTGACAACCCTGACCTCTATGGACCTTTGCCATGCAGGCTGCTGAGGTTCCCCACAACTCAATTATGTGGTCACGGAGCAAAGGGGAGGCTCCAAGGATGTGCCCCAGATGGGGGCAACACCCAGACAGATAGcccagaggccagaggccagTGCTGCTCCCAGGAACCAGGGCTGGCTGAGCCCCTACCTGCTGGGCCTGCCGGGCTGGGCCCTGGTGGGGAGGCACGGGATCTGGACGTGGTCCCCACCTTCCCTTTGAAGCTGCTGTTCAGTCTGGACTCGAGCTCCGCATAGACGGCTGACATCTTCAGGGAGAGGAGGCCAGGGTGAGTCCAGCCCACCATTACCTCCTCCATGAGGCCCTCACATGGCCTCAGAGGCCAGGCCTGGGTGATCTGGGAGGCAGGCATCTGCCCCAGCCCCATGGGACACCTATTCCCAGGAGTCACATGAACCACCAGGAGGGTAGACAATGGGGTCTCACCATCTTAGGATTGGGGGTCTCAGGGAGGGACGTGCCGTCGCCTGCCTGGCGCTCGCCTGGGATTAGAGGAAGAGGCATCTCGGGGCAGTCGCCGGGACCTGCCAGGGGAATCGGGGAGGGTGGAGTCCACCATGGGGAGATCTAGTAACCCCTCTGAGCTCTAAGGCTTGGGTTCCAGCCCAGGCCCCATGGGCAGCCATCAAGAAAGAACCAGCAAGCCCCGTAGCCCCAGGAGGGCCATCACTCAGCCCTGCCCAACCTGTTCTTGGGCATTTCTCATCCCACCAACCCCATTCTGCAGGCGGGAAGACCGAGCCCTGGTGGCACCCTCACACACTGTCCCGCCTTTCAGGCCAGAGCCTCACCGCAACTGAGGCTGGCCTCCAGGCCCTGGGACCGGAGGCTGCGGCGGCACATGGACGAGGCTCTCAGGGAGCTTCGCTGCTGCAGCTCGGGCACTGGttcgggctcgggctcgggctccggCTCCAGGTCCAGCTCGGGCTCCGGCTCTGCAGTGTGACATGAGCAGGAGATGGGCCCTTGTCCTCTCAGCCAGACAAAGGGCTTCCAAACACAGGAGGGGTGAAGGCAACCACTGTTTGCACCAATCTGTGACCCCAGGCCCTGCTTGCCATGTGGCCTGAGATGGAAGATTCTGGGTCTAGGCAGACATATGGAACATCCGCTGGCCAGCCTATACTCTGAGCCTCTTGCTAAAACCTTTGAGCTTCCCCCAGCACACTGTGGGTCCCCAGGACAAGGGATGGTGGGCAGCCGAGGGCCAGCTCACGGGAGATGTGTAGGCTGCGACGCAGCAGGTGCAGAGGGCCTAGAACAAGTGCATAGTGTCTGGCCCACTTCCGATTCCTGTGGCCTAAACGGTGAAGTGCATGGTTTTCTGGGCACGTGGGGCCCGCTGTAAGAGGTGGGCAGCAGTGGGAGGCTGAGGCCGCACATGGCCCGGCAGGCCCTAGTGGGCGTCTGTGTGCCTCAAGGCCCAGCAGCCAGGCCCGACCTGGCTGTGTCCTCGCTCTCCAGCTCTATGGACGGCAACCACGTGAATTTCTTGATCTGCAACACGTTTCTTGGCGTGCAGTGCACAGCCATTAAGACCACTCCCATTTTGTGGGTGCAAAGCCAGGGATTCTGGGCGGATAGGTAGGGTGTCTAAAGTCTAAGGTAATGTGGCAGATGCTACTTAAGCATTGAGCGGGGAAGGCACATCTGTGGGGCCAAGTGTGCGACCAGCCTGGGTGCGCCCGGCATGTGTCTGCAGGCTACGGAGGCGCATCTGTCTGTGGGAGAGGCCCAGGTCGGCTGTCATCTGAGGACAGGGGTCTGGCTCTTCACCGGGTgtgctgggcagggggagaggctgcTTACCTGTCATGGCCGTGTAGCCCAGGAAACATGCAATTTTCTCCTGGCAGAGCTCCTGCTCCTCGTAAGTCAGCAGCTGGTAGATGAACTGCCAAAGAACTTGTTTGGCAGGTGTGTCCAGCACCGGGTAGATGTCTACGATGAGGGTGTCAATGTTCCTGGGGGAGGGTGCAGGAGCAAGGGGTTCATGACTCAGGGGCTCACCAtgcgggggagggagagatggacaAGGGGGCTCTTCCAGGCCACAGAACCCACCCCTGCCAAGACAGAGAAGTGGGGAAGGTAGGAAGGCAGGCTCTGGCGATGGGCTCCCCTTCCCccgattcaaatcctggctctgccacttaccagccaAGTGACCTTTCTCAAGTTACTTAAttcccctgtgcctcagtttcctcttctgtaaaatgtggataaaaatAGCATCTACCTCACAGAGTCGCCATATGATGAAAACACACAGAGTGTATTGGGTAAACTGACTCACTATAGCAGAGATTGGCAAATGATGGCCTGTGACCCAAAATCTGGCCCACcttctgtttttgtaaaaaaaagttttattggaacacagccatgactgggtgtttacatattgtctatggctgttttcgaGCCACAACGGCAGGGTTGAATAGTTTCTAtggagaccatatggcccacaaagcctaaaatatttactatgtggcccTTTGTAGAAGTAGTTTGCTGATCCTTGcattatatgagaaaataaaactaacacCACACATAAGGATGAACTCTAGGtggataaaaaacaaagtatGAAAAATACAATGGTAAAATTAATAGAAGACAGTGTAGGAGAATATTTTTTGGCCTAGGGGTAGGGAAGGagttcttaaaatttcaaaagccaAAGCCATAAGGCCCAAAACGTATtgaatttgattttataaaagcaaagataTCTGTTCAAAGAAGCCCAACTTGGACACaatgatattatatataacagAAGTAGTAACAAGTaacaaatgggagaagatgtttgcaatgTCTAAAATCAACAAGGACtcagtatctaaaatatacaaggaactcctGCAAATCAATAAGAACAAAAAGCCCAGTAAaatgaaaatgggcaaagggtctAAACAGGTAATCtagagataaagaaacagaaaagactgACAAGGATATTCAAAGATGTTTAAAATAGTCATTtcaaaaccccaaataaaataagatgtcaCTTTATGCCTAAAAGACTAGCATGAGTAGAAAGCTGGATGGTgcccagtgttggtgaggacgtggggATGGGGGGCCCAGGTGCACTGCAGGTGAGAGACAGCAGTGCTCTGGGAAGCAATTTTGGATGACCTAgtcaaattaaataaacaaataccttAATATCCAGCAATGCAGCTCTTAGATATAAATTCCAAATGAATTGTACACAGCACCACGGGGAAATGTGCACAATGATGTTCATCACTGCTGTCAAGATGGAAGAGAGTGGTGACAAGCCTGTGTCTGTCATTGGCAGGTAAATAGATCAGACCTGGACCCTTGATCCACAGGAATTTGGCTGTAGTTGTAAACAATGTATTACATGTACACGAGCAACATGGACAGATCTAAACACATAGGGTTTGGTGGGGAAAAAAGTCACAGAATGTGCACAGGATAGCCACAATTCTAATGTAGACCAAAAATACATCCCAtgggaggcacctggctggccccgttggaaaagcatttgactcttgatctcagggtcatgagttcgagccccatattgggtgtggagattacttaaataaatgaaacttaaaaaaaaacaaaacaaaaaacacatccTACAAAACAGCAATGCCCACACTTCAAGAACATGTCAGACAAAAGGAGCCCTGTTAAACTCATCGGACTGGTGACCTTGGGAAGGGGAGGGACACAGAAGAGGGAGTGGAgctaaaagggaaggaaaggtggAGACAAGCCAAGTGTCCATCACGGATGAATGGACAGACAACATGTGGTCTATCCAcgcaatggaatgttatttggccatgaaaaagggaagaagtagATGCTATCACTTGGATGAACACTGAAAACatgatgttgagtgaaagaagccagacatcaAAGCCCACATACTATAGGATCCTATTCACATGAAAGCCCAGAATAGGGAAAGCCACAGAGACACTAAAGTAGATTCGTGGTTGTtgtttgggcgggggggggggggggtgcaggggaggaaggggcagaaggggagggggtgATAGTGAAGAGCtgcagggtttctttttgagtgaaaatgttcaaaaactgAGTGTGGTGATGGGTGCACAGATTTGTCAATTAAAATCCAGTGCACTGTACATAGGGggtgtgaattatacctcaataaagctgtttaaacaaaaaaggaaaagggcgTGAACAGGTGAGGGGTTTGCACAGACCATGACAATGACCCTACGGACCGAGGAGTGTGATAGACGCAGGCTGCTGCTACTCAGGTACAAAAAGGAAGACACCAAATCAACCCCAACAGGCTCAGTGGCCGGTGGCAAATGCCCACAGGCTAGTAGTCCTGTGACCTTCCCACAAACAACTTTGCAGAGGTCACTGCTTCACTTGACAGAGGCTAGGTCACGTGGCTAGGAGGTTTCAGAGTCAGGGTTTGTGGTAGGGCACCTTGATTGCCCACCACCCGGGGGCCCCTGGTACCAGCGGCTGCTTTCTTTGAGTCTCTCCCAGGAGCAGGGGGCTCAGGAGGCACAGGCAGGGAGACCCAAATGGTGAGTCTGAGCAGGATTTGGGGCCCACCCAGGGCAGCTCCCACCACCGCTCTGGCCCAGCCACCTGTGCTGGAAGAAGCTCTCAAGGGCCCGGCAGATCCCATAGCGCTCGGGAGGCGTGAGTAGGTGCTCCAGCTGCTGGCTGAAAGTCCTCCCCTGCACCCGGATGCTGGAGGGCAGGATCTCTGCCACCCACTGCAGGGAGGTGAGCGCCGAGGACGGGTTGGGGGAATCCAAGGAATCAGAGTCTGTCGGGGCCACAGGCAGGAGAGACACATCTGACCCAGCATCCCGGGTCAGATGCGGTTTCTCTGGCAGCTGGGGTGAGTGCTGGGCATTGGGAGGCACACCTACTGCCCGGAGCTGGGGACGGGGATGGGACAGCCCCAGGCAGGGCCCTGAGGCTGCCCCACTGGAATCTACAGCACCACCTGGGGAGGGAAGCTGCAGGGTTGGGGGAAAAGCAGAGTCCTCTGCAGACTTGTAAGTCCCACATGTGGAGGCCCTGGCAGGGTCTCTGTGGGCCACAAAGCCAAGTGGCCGTGGGCGTCTCACCGCTGGCGAATGGGACgagcccctcctccaccaccagtGTGGGCATCGCGCCACTGCCTTGAAGCATGGATACCACCTTGTCATGGGAGCAGTTCCTGCCAAGAAGAGATGGCCCGGGAGGGCCTGACCAGGATGAGCGATGTCCACGGCCACCCACCAGATCTCCCTGTCCTGCCTGTAGAGACTGCTCAGCAGTGCACAGCAGCCAGggccctgcctctcctgctcattTATCTTCTCTGCAGGAGAAGCTCCAGGCCCAGGACAAGCTGGACACTTCTGGGTGCAGAGGGGTTGTGCCCATGTCATCCCTAGGCAGGGCTCCCCCTCAAGGGCAAGACACTCATGGTTCATTTAATTCTGTGTTGCCTGGGAacctggttggctcagcctgtagagcatgtgactcttgatcttggggttgtaagttcaagccccacgttgggtgtggagattacttaaaaataaaatctttaaaaacaaaaacagggacacctgggtggctcaggtcatgatcccagggtcttgggactgagccccgcatcgagttccctgctcggcaggaagcctgtttctccctctcccactccccctgcttgtgttcctgctctcgctatctctctccctctatcaaataaataaataaaatattttttaaaaaagagtcctttaaaaaaataaaataaaaaaataaaaccaaaaagaaacagcaacaacaaaaaactctctGTGTCCCTTGCATGGAGCTGGGGTATTTTCTAGTTGGAAGGCTAAACTGACATCCTGTCTAGTGTGAGGGTACAGATTCAAGAGATCCCATAGGAAGAGGGGCAGATCCTGGGGACAAACTGGTCATAGGAGATTGGGACCATGGCCTAGGTGTCCCAAGAGCCAGGAGTCTCAGAGGATGGTTTGTCACCAAGCTTTGATGTCCCCAGTAGCCTCTGACCTCATGTCCAGTCCATTGAGGAAGAGGATCCGGTCGCCTGACTTGAGGGACGCATTGTCAGCCGGGCTCCCTAGAAGCCAGAAGAGAGCATGTGCTGGTCAGCTGGGCAGGGCTGCACTCTGtgaacccattttacaggtgcCAAATGGGATGAGTTGCCAAGGAGAGCCAAATTCAGGCCAGCAGATCCCACATTAGACCCAGCACCCCTCTGCTCTCAGCTGCTCTGAGCAGGGAGTGAGcccttgggtgggggtgggagggtttgGGGCTCAGTGTGGACCACTGGTCAGCCCTGAGCTGttggagaagggggaaaaataaagaaggtcTTGGGAGCCATTTTTCTGTAGCATCTGTGCACCTGCTGAGAAGCCCGCTCCATACTGTTCTCTGCCCCACCCATAACGGTTCACATCCTAGATTCCTCTGTGCCTTTGTCATCAGGAGAAAATGCACCTGTCTACAGGGAGGGAGCTTCCTCCCCCAGGCTGGGAAACATGGTGTATTAATCACGCTTGTTTGTTTCTGTACTTCCTGAGGCTTTGGCATCTTGGGGCCATTGCTGACCCTGGAAACACTGCCCTTCGGTGGCTAGCCAAGCCCTACGTGGTAAATAACTGGCTCTGAAGAGTGCCTCTTGTATGCAAACCAACCAGTCCAGAGCCCACACCCAACGCCCTTCCCTATGGAGCTCTCACACCCTGGGCCACGACTGCGCCCTGCCCTAAgctcccagggccaggtaccTGCAGACTCACTGGGGACAGCTCCTATGCCTCAGAGCCTGCTGCAACTAATCCTGTACCTGCTTAGCCTGCCTTGCCCGATCCTTCCCCGCCCCGTGTGGCCGTGCAGGGTGTGGCCACGCCCCCTCCTCTTGGGAACTGTGAGGGACAAACTCTTTTTCCAATGGCCAtcatctcctgatctgttggcctcaccaTACCTGAATAATAATGGTAAAACCTGCGTTTTAAACACAAAGGAGCAGCTGATTCTCTGCCCTGGTGGCGCTGAAGGTCAGACCTAACCCAGTACCTAACACCTAGGGATGGGGCTGGTAGTTTGCTCCTGTGGATGCTCTTGTGGATTTCTGCCTCTTTTGTCAGCTGTTCCTCTAAATTTGATTGGGCAACAAGTGGGGTAAGTGACAAATGCCTAAAGAAAATGTACTCTCAGATTGTGAGGCATTCTCTCAGGCTGTGGGTACTgtcaggggaggaagagagatgcTCAGGGAAGACCTGCTGGGGAAGGGGAGtccttcctccctacccccagactgaagaggcggggaggggagaggtgatggtggtgatgaatCCAACCTGGCCTGTCTGGAAGCTTGGGCCAGCCTGGGGTGGAAGGGCCAGAGGGTTTGTAGCTGGGGATTCAAGATCACTGGATCAGGAGTCAGGAAATCCCAGGTTCTGGTCCTTGCTTTGCCAGAGCCTCTaaaggcctcagtttccccatctgtaaaagctCTCACTGAAGCATCCGTTTGGCTTCCCATGACAAGGAAGGCATGGGGTTACCAGCCTAGAGGCTAGGTTGGGGAGAATAGCACCCCTGGATCTTAAACATGGCCCCAGGCAAAGTATCCCTGGCTGCACCCCACATGGGGGTGGTGGGAACTGGTGGTGCTCGTGGTGGCACAGTTGGAAGAGACAAAGAGGAGAGATGACTCCTTTCTAGAGGACCAATGTGGGCCTTTCCCCTACAACACTGTGTCAACAACTTAGTAATGCACAAATCCGAGGAGAACTACAACATATCAGTCATCAGGATTCGGTCTTAAAATGATCTGATGGCTGGAACAATGATGCAAAGGCACTAAGGCACTTTCCTGGGGATCAGATGTCCAACCCACAAATCCCTGCACTGGAGGTGTGAGATGAGGGAGGGTAGAAAGGACTCAGCAATGGGGATGTGTCACCAGGAGCATCATCCACAGGTGCTGGGAGGGTATGGGTGCAGGACAGAGAGAGCGGGTGACCCGGGTGACCCGGTGGTTACTGGGAGGGAGAGTTCAGTTTAGCACCAGGAGACATTTCTGCCCCACAGAGACCTTCCACAGTGGAATGTGCTGCCACAGGAAGAAATGAATTTCTCTCCACCCACCctggagaggcaggaagaaagaattcCTGCACGGAGAAGGCTCTGCTTTCTTCAAGATGTCACCATTCCAGGAGCAAAAAGAGGCAGGCTGGGTGGGGGCAAGAGGACAGTCCAGATCGGGGGTAGGGGACTGGATAGTGGGCAGAGGCCCTGAGGGCCTGATGCCTCTCTGAGTCTGGCCTGCCCAGCAAGTGCCAAGTT
The sequence above is drawn from the Neomonachus schauinslandi chromosome 5, ASM220157v2, whole genome shotgun sequence genome and encodes:
- the LOC110571926 gene encoding delphilin isoform X1, with translation MPATNQGWPEDFGFRLGGSGPCFVLEVTEGSSAHAGGLRPGDQILEVEGLAVGGLSRERLVRLARRCPRVPPSLGVLPGPDGDDPGAGSGHASPTPALRPPRPGRGLSLGRELLRLAHRKRPEAVHRERRCKAQEFSRKVDEILGDQPTAKERVFAALKRFAAEQRVDDLVWALTLELPREARTPLLDNLRIFIPKKHRARFDEVVSQGLLGKLCRARRAQGAQRLRRSRSEERPERLLVSTRASAAPRRPDEPPLRKAASLLGGRAGPGGTRRTVRVYKGNKSFGFTLRGHGPVWIESVLPGSPADNASLKSGDRILFLNGLDMRNCSHDKVVSMLQGSGAMPTLVVEEGLVPFASDSDSLDSPNPSSALTSLQWVAEILPSSIRVQGRTFSQQLEHLLTPPERYGICRALESFFQHRNIDTLIVDIYPVLDTPAKQVLWQFIYQLLTYEEQELCQEKIACFLGYTAMTEPEPELDLEPEPEPEPEPVPELQQRSSLRASSMCRRSLRSQGLEASLSCGPGDCPEMPLPLIPGERQAGDGTSLPETPNPKMMSAVYAELESRLNSSFKGKVGTTSRSRASPPGPSPAGPAGPRTLSSVSWPSEQHLPSPCYYPLCSGGLASPSSSESHPYASLDSSRAPSPQPDPGPIRSDSPPSPDPARPPSRRKLFTFSRPVRSRDTDRFLDVLSEQLGPRVTVVDDFLSPENDYEEMSFHDDQGSFVTNERSSASECISSSEEGSSLTYSSISDHIPPPPLSPPPPPPLPFHDPKPGSRTPDGPRGPAQVLAKPLTQLSHPVPPPPPPPLPPPVPCAPPMLSRGLGHRRSETSHLSVKRLRWEQVENSEGTIWGQLGEDSDYDKLSDMVKYLDLELHFGTQKPAKPVPGPEPFRKKEVVEILSHKKAYNTSILLAHLKLSPAELRQVLMSMEPRRLEPAHLAQLLLFAPDADEEQRYQAFREAPGRLSEPDQFVLQMLSVPEYKTRLRSLHFQATLQEKTEEIRGSLECLRQASLELKNSRKLAKILEFVLAMGNYLNDGQPKTNKTTGFKINFLTELNSTKTVDGKSTFLHILAKSLSQHFPELLGFAQDLPTVPLAAKVNQRALTSDLADLHGTISEIQAACQTMSPSSEDKFAVVMTSFLETAQPVLRALDGLQREAMEELGRALAFFGEDSKATTSEAFFGIFAEFMSKFERALSDLEAGDGPRSSGMVSPLAW
- the LOC110571926 gene encoding delphilin isoform X2, whose translation is MGKDQGFSRHFRIFIPKKHRARFDEVVSQGLLGKLCRARRAQGAQRLRRSRSEERPERLLVSTRASAAPRRPDEPPLRKAASLLGGRAGPGGTRRTVRVYKGNKSFGFTLRGHGPVWIESVLPGSPADNASLKSGDRILFLNGLDMRNCSHDKVVSMLQGSGAMPTLVVEEGLVPFASDSDSLDSPNPSSALTSLQWVAEILPSSIRVQGRTFSQQLEHLLTPPERYGICRALESFFQHRNIDTLIVDIYPVLDTPAKQVLWQFIYQLLTYEEQELCQEKIACFLGYTAMTEPEPELDLEPEPEPEPEPVPELQQRSSLRASSMCRRSLRSQGLEASLSCGPGDCPEMPLPLIPGERQAGDGTSLPETPNPKMMSAVYAELESRLNSSFKGKVGTTSRSRASPPGPSPAGPAGPRTLSSVSWPSEQHLPSPCYYPLCSGGLASPSSSESHPYASLDSSRAPSPQPDPGPIRSDSPPSPDPARPPSRRKLFTFSRPVRSRDTDRFLDVLSEQLGPRVTVVDDFLSPENDYEEMSFHDDQGSFVTNERSSASECISSSEEGSSLTYSSISDHIPPPPLSPPPPPPLPFHDPKPGSRTPDGPRGPAQVLAKPLTQLSHPVPPPPPPPLPPPVPCAPPMLSRGLGHRRSETSHLSVKRLRWEQVENSEGTIWGQLGEDSDYDKLSDMVKYLDLELHFGTQKPAKPVPGPEPFRKKEVVEILSHKKAYNTSILLAHLKLSPAELRQVLMSMEPRRLEPAHLAQLLLFAPDADEEQRYQAFREAPGRLSEPDQFVLQMLSVPEYKTRLRSLHFQATLQEKTEEIRGSLECLRQASLELKNSRKLAKILEFVLAMGNYLNDGQPKTNKTTGFKINFLTELNSTKTVDGKSTFLHILAKSLSQHFPELLGFAQDLPTVPLAAKVNQRALTSDLADLHGTISEIQAACQTMSPSSEDKFAVVMTSFLETAQPVLRALDGLQREAMEELGRALAFFGEDSKATTSEAFFGIFAEFMSKFERALSDLEAGDGPRSSGMVSPLAW